Genomic window (bacterium):
AACCTCGTCTTCGTAAAAAGGCATGTGCCTTAGCGGTTAATGACAGATAAATAGATGCCCTTGGCGAAGCACCCCATTCAATTAAAGGTTTTAAGTCATCTAAATCATATCTTTCTGGCTGACGGGTAGCAAAGACGATGTCTAAGATATATTGTTCTATCTTTTCATCCATATAGACATCTTTAACTACTTCTCGTGCTTTTATAATACTTGCTGGTGAGATAATTGGTTGTATTTGAGGATGTTCTTTTCTCGTCATTCGACGCATTATCTCTAATTCCTCATTTTTATTTGGGTAGTCAATTTTTAGTTTTAACATAAACCTATCCAGTTGGGCTTCTGGTAAAGGATAAGTTCCTTCCTGCTCAATCGGGTTTTGAGTGGCTAGGACCAAAAATGGCTCTTGTAAAGGATAGGAGGCTTCGCCAATGGTTACTTGTTTTTCTTGCATTGCCTCAAGGAGTGCACTCTGGACTTTAGCCGGGGCACGATTTATCTCATCGGCTAAAATCAGGTTAGCAAAGATAGGACCTCTTTTAACCTTGAATTCCCCAGTTTTTTGTTCATAAATCATTGTCCCGATTAAATCTGCGGGTAAAAGGTCTGGGGTGAATTGTAGTCGTTGAAATTTAGTTTGAATAGTCGCAGATAATGTTTTAATCGCCAATGTCTTGGCTAATCCTGGAACTCCCTCTAATAAAATATGTCCATTAGCCAGAAGTCCAATCAGTAACCTTTCTAAAATAGACCTCTGTCCAACAATTATCTTGCCTATCTCACACAAAATTTCATCCACAAATGCACTTTCTTTATTAATTCTTTCATGCAATATCTTGATGTTTTCATCCATTTTTAATATACACTTTGTCTTTCTATATAAGGTCTACTAAAGACCCAATAATAAACTTTAGTTCATCTTTTTTGTCTCCTAATCCATCCGAGTCACAAAAGCAGGAGACAAAAATAGTATTTTTGAATTTTGTCTTATAAATAGGTAAGAATCCTTCGATTTTTAACCGTTGTTCTTCCTTATCGCTAAAATTTTCACTTCTGCCCATGCCAATATCTAA
Coding sequences:
- a CDS encoding MoxR family ATPase — its product is MDENIKILHERINKESAFVDEILCEIGKIIVGQRSILERLLIGLLANGHILLEGVPGLAKTLAIKTLSATIQTKFQRLQFTPDLLPADLIGTMIYEQKTGEFKVKRGPIFANLILADEINRAPAKVQSALLEAMQEKQVTIGEASYPLQEPFLVLATQNPIEQEGTYPLPEAQLDRFMLKLKIDYPNKNEELEIMRRMTRKEHPQIQPIISPASIIKAREVVKDVYMDEKIEQYILDIVFATRQPERYDLDDLKPLIEWGASPRASIYLSLTAKAHAFLRRRGYVIPEDVRAMAMEVLRHRIIISYEAEAEEMTTEDIVRKILNKIEVP